In Microcoleus sp. FACHB-831, the following proteins share a genomic window:
- a CDS encoding Uma2 family endonuclease, producing the protein MITTSTPAEQRTVLDNISWETFEALLKDTGEDRKSRFAYDNGTLEIMSPLYEHENPKIQFDRFIFALAEELEIEIKSAGSMTLKRRAANRGIEPDNCYYIQNEPAVRSRQELDLATDPPPDLAIEIDITSSSVNKFGIYSALNVPEIWRYNGRILRFYQLVELQYVECDLSCAFPLVSVSEMSGFIEQSKTIGEIALLKSFRAWVRDKIA; encoded by the coding sequence ATGATTACCACCTCAACTCCAGCCGAACAGAGAACCGTGCTAGATAATATTAGCTGGGAAACTTTTGAAGCTTTGCTGAAAGATACAGGGGAGGATAGAAAATCTCGATTTGCTTACGATAATGGCACTTTAGAAATTATGTCTCCCCTCTACGAACATGAAAATCCTAAGATTCAGTTCGATCGTTTCATATTCGCATTAGCTGAAGAACTAGAAATTGAGATTAAAAGTGCTGGTTCTATGACTCTGAAGCGACGAGCAGCAAATAGAGGAATAGAACCAGATAATTGCTACTATATCCAAAACGAACCAGCAGTCAGAAGCAGGCAAGAACTCGATTTAGCAACCGATCCGCCGCCTGACTTAGCAATTGAAATCGACATTACCAGCAGTTCTGTTAATAAATTTGGGATTTATTCAGCGCTAAATGTACCGGAAATTTGGAGATATAACGGGCGAATTTTGAGATTTTATCAGTTGGTAGAACTGCAATATGTTGAGTGCGATTTAAGCTGTGCATTTCCCCTAGTATCGGTAAGTGAAATGAGCGGATTTATTGAGCAAAGTAAAACCATCGGGGAAATTGCTTTGCTGAAATCATTCCGAGCTTGGGTGAGGGATAAGATAGCATAG
- the sufB gene encoding Fe-S cluster assembly protein SufB, whose translation MSASVKTLVNQPYKYGFITDIEADIIPRGLDEDVIRLISAKKEEPEFMLEFRLKAYRQWQKMKEPTWPHVKYPAIDYQDMIYYSAPKQKPKQLNSLEEVDPTLLETFEKLGISLSEQKRLTNVAVDAIFDSVSVATTFKDKLAEKGVIFCSISEALREHPELVKKYLGSVVPVADNYFAALNSAVFSDGSFVYIPKGTKCPMELSTYFRINSGDTGQFERTLIIAEEGSSVSYLEGCTAPMYDTNQLHAAVVELVALDNAEIKYSTVQNWYAGDENGKGGIYNFVTKRGLCQGVNSKISWTQVETGSAITWKYPSCVLVGDNSVGEFYSVALTNHYQQADTGTKMVHIGKNTRSTIISKGISAGKSQNSYRGLVKIGPQAKGARNYSQCDSMLIGDNAQANTFPYIQVQNNTGKVEHEASTSKIGEEQLFYFSQRGISAEDAISMMISGFCKDVFNQLPMEFAVEADRLLSLKLEGSVG comes from the coding sequence ATGAGCGCCAGCGTTAAAACCTTAGTAAATCAGCCCTATAAGTACGGCTTCATCACCGACATTGAGGCAGATATAATTCCTCGTGGACTCGACGAGGACGTTATCCGCCTGATCTCCGCCAAGAAAGAAGAACCGGAGTTCATGTTGGAATTTCGCCTCAAAGCCTACCGTCAATGGCAGAAAATGAAAGAGCCAACCTGGCCTCATGTCAAGTATCCCGCCATTGACTACCAGGACATGATCTACTACTCCGCGCCCAAGCAAAAGCCCAAACAGCTAAACAGCTTGGAAGAAGTAGATCCAACCCTGTTAGAAACTTTTGAGAAGTTAGGAATTTCCCTTTCCGAACAGAAGCGCCTCACCAACGTCGCAGTAGACGCAATTTTTGATAGCGTTTCAGTCGCCACCACATTCAAAGATAAGTTAGCAGAAAAAGGCGTAATTTTCTGTTCAATTTCCGAAGCATTGCGCGAACATCCAGAGTTAGTTAAAAAATACCTCGGCAGCGTTGTCCCAGTAGCCGATAACTATTTTGCTGCCCTCAACTCAGCCGTATTCAGCGATGGTTCCTTTGTCTACATTCCCAAAGGCACAAAATGCCCGATGGAACTATCTACATATTTCCGCATTAATAGCGGAGATACGGGACAATTTGAGCGCACCTTAATTATCGCAGAAGAAGGCAGTTCAGTCAGCTATTTAGAAGGCTGCACCGCGCCTATGTACGACACCAACCAACTGCACGCAGCAGTTGTGGAATTAGTCGCACTAGACAACGCCGAAATCAAATATTCGACGGTACAAAACTGGTACGCCGGAGACGAAAACGGCAAAGGCGGAATTTACAATTTTGTCACCAAGCGCGGCTTGTGCCAAGGTGTAAATTCTAAGATTTCTTGGACGCAAGTAGAAACAGGTTCAGCTATTACCTGGAAATACCCAAGTTGCGTTTTAGTAGGCGATAACTCAGTAGGTGAATTCTACTCAGTTGCCCTCACCAACCACTATCAGCAAGCCGACACCGGAACCAAGATGGTGCATATCGGCAAAAACACCCGCAGCACGATTATTTCTAAGGGAATTTCTGCTGGTAAATCTCAAAATAGCTATCGCGGTTTGGTGAAAATCGGCCCCCAAGCCAAGGGTGCTAGGAATTATTCCCAGTGCGACTCGATGCTGATTGGAGACAATGCCCAAGCGAATACTTTCCCATATATTCAAGTGCAGAATAACACTGGAAAAGTAGAACACGAAGCTTCTACTTCCAAAATTGGGGAAGAACAGTTATTCTATTTTTCTCAGCGCGGCATTTCCGCAGAAGATGCTATCTCGATGATGATTAGTGGCTTCTGTAAGGATGTGTTTAATCAGCTACCGATGGAGTTTGCTGTTGAAGCTGATAGATTGCTGAGTCTGAAGTTAGAAGGAAGCGTGGGTTAA
- the sufC gene encoding Fe-S cluster assembly ATPase SufC, with translation MIIENSEVILSVRDLTADVDGNQILKGLNLEVKAGEIHAIMGPNGSGKSTFSKVLAGHPAYKVTGGEIVFRGQNLLELEPEERSKAGVFLAFQYPLEIPGVSNLDFLRVAYNSRRKSQGLEELDVFDFDELVREKLDVVKMNPAFLSRSVNEGFSGGEKKRNEILQMALLEPKLAILDETDSGLDIDALKIVSGGVNQLAKPDNATLLITHYQRLLDYIVPDYVHVMEAGQIVTTGGKELALELEAHGYEWVREEEAAEVGAI, from the coding sequence ATGATTATTGAGAATAGTGAGGTCATCCTATCAGTTCGCGATCTCACGGCGGATGTTGATGGAAATCAGATCCTTAAGGGTTTGAATTTGGAAGTTAAGGCGGGAGAAATTCACGCTATCATGGGGCCAAACGGCTCTGGAAAGAGTACGTTTTCTAAGGTTTTAGCTGGACATCCCGCCTATAAAGTTACTGGCGGCGAGATTGTTTTTCGGGGGCAAAATCTCCTGGAATTGGAACCAGAAGAACGTTCTAAGGCTGGGGTATTTTTGGCTTTCCAATATCCTCTAGAAATTCCGGGTGTCAGCAATTTAGATTTTTTGCGCGTTGCCTATAATTCCCGCCGCAAGAGTCAGGGATTAGAGGAATTGGATGTTTTTGATTTTGACGAGTTGGTGCGAGAAAAGCTGGACGTGGTAAAGATGAATCCTGCTTTTCTCAGCCGCAGCGTGAATGAAGGTTTTTCTGGTGGTGAGAAGAAGCGGAATGAAATTCTGCAAATGGCGCTACTAGAACCTAAGTTAGCAATTTTGGATGAGACTGATTCGGGGTTGGATATTGACGCTTTGAAGATTGTTTCTGGTGGCGTTAATCAGTTGGCAAAGCCTGACAATGCAACTTTGTTGATTACTCACTATCAGCGGTTGTTAGATTACATCGTTCCAGACTACGTTCATGTTATGGAAGCTGGGCAGATTGTCACGACTGGTGGTAAGGAATTGGCGCTGGAATTAGAAGCACACGGTTATGAGTGGGTGCGGGAAGAAGAAGCGGCTGAGGTGGGTGCAATATGA
- a CDS encoding SufS family cysteine desulfurase — protein sequence MTITKERTLADKVRADFPILHQEVNGKPLVYLDNAATSQKPLAVLNSIRDYYEKYNSNVHRGVHTLSAKATDAYEGARDKIAAFVNAASRQEIIYTRNASEAINLVAYSWGMNHLQRGEEIILSVMEHHSNLIPWQFVAQKTGAVLKFVELTPDGAFDLEQFKTLISDKTKLVSTVHVSNTLGCINPVKEICAIAHHYGAKVLIDACQSAPHMTLDVQAMDCDWLVASSHKMCGPTGIGFLYGKLDLLRSMPPFLGGGEMIADVFLDRATYADLPHKFEAGTPSIGEAIALGAAVDYLTAIGMDKIHAYEAELTGHLWEQLQQIPEIKLYGPQPDSNGEGRAALAAFTAGDVHPHDLSTILDQSGIAIRAGHHCTQPLHRYLKAQSTARASLYFYNTREEIDVFIATLKEAIEFFGGIFG from the coding sequence ATGACTATTACCAAAGAAAGAACGCTAGCCGATAAAGTCCGTGCAGACTTCCCAATTTTGCACCAGGAAGTCAACGGCAAACCCCTAGTTTATTTGGATAATGCCGCAACATCTCAAAAACCTCTAGCGGTATTAAACAGCATTCGGGATTATTACGAAAAGTATAATTCCAACGTACATAGAGGAGTTCATACTCTCAGCGCCAAAGCTACAGATGCTTACGAAGGTGCGAGGGATAAAATTGCTGCTTTTGTGAATGCAGCTTCGCGCCAAGAAATTATTTATACTCGAAATGCCAGCGAAGCGATTAACTTAGTCGCCTACAGTTGGGGCATGAACCATTTGCAGCGGGGTGAGGAAATAATCCTCTCTGTAATGGAACACCACAGCAACTTAATTCCCTGGCAGTTTGTGGCGCAAAAAACTGGCGCGGTGCTGAAGTTTGTTGAACTTACACCAGACGGAGCTTTTGATTTAGAACAATTTAAGACTCTGATTTCAGATAAAACAAAACTGGTTAGTACGGTTCACGTTTCTAATACTTTGGGATGTATTAATCCAGTTAAAGAAATTTGCGCGATCGCTCACCACTACGGTGCTAAAGTCTTAATAGACGCTTGCCAAAGTGCGCCCCACATGACGTTAGATGTGCAAGCGATGGACTGCGATTGGCTAGTAGCTTCTAGCCACAAAATGTGCGGTCCGACGGGGATTGGCTTCCTTTATGGTAAGTTAGATTTGCTGCGGTCGATGCCTCCATTTTTGGGCGGTGGCGAAATGATTGCCGATGTGTTTTTAGATCGTGCAACCTATGCCGATTTGCCCCATAAATTTGAAGCGGGAACGCCATCAATTGGGGAAGCGATCGCCCTCGGTGCAGCAGTAGATTACCTAACAGCAATTGGCATGGACAAAATCCACGCCTACGAAGCCGAATTAACAGGCCATCTGTGGGAACAATTGCAGCAAATTCCTGAAATCAAACTCTACGGGCCACAACCTGATAGTAATGGCGAAGGTAGAGCCGCATTAGCGGCTTTTACTGCTGGGGATGTCCACCCTCACGACTTGTCTACAATTTTAGACCAATCTGGAATTGCCATCCGCGCCGGACATCACTGCACTCAACCTTTACACCGTTATTTAAAAGCTCAATCTACTGCAAGAGCGAGTTTGTATTTCTACAATACCCGCGAAGAAATTGATGTCTTCATCGCCACTTTGAAAGAAGCCATCGAATTCTTTGGCGGTATCTTTGGTTAA
- the sufD gene encoding Fe-S cluster assembly protein SufD, translating into MSQVRSIPSPEEIGLKPAASNRDAKLTELLTQSQSVPLQIIEPEILSWLKELRDRASAWIPNFKFPTTRDEEWRFTDISPLLQLSFQAAKPVDLPASAIEGLALAEAANSRLVFVNGVYAPALSSVANLPDGIFVGNLAQLPIVYRTRIGNYLAQQEGADDVFTALNTAGLTDAAIVWVSKNVVVETPIHLLFLSTFSDAPSVSQQRCLVVAETNSQVTLIEDYLPVGDWCADKTHPYLINSVTEVWAEENAQIHHNRVQRDSGAAFHIGKTAIAQSRHSRYTCTSVSLGGKISRHNLEVSQLGEQTETTLNGLTMIAGEQVGDLHSAIALTYPHSITRQVQKNIVSDRAHAVFNGRVFVAKAAQLTDAGQLNRTLLLSPKARVDTKPQLEIIADNVKCSHGATVSQLDDEEVFYLQSRGLDKASAHNLLIDAFAIEIINQIPVESLQKSLSRCVACRTIE; encoded by the coding sequence ATGAGCCAAGTACGTTCTATTCCCAGTCCAGAGGAAATTGGCTTAAAGCCTGCTGCGAGTAATAGAGATGCGAAGTTGACTGAGTTGTTAACGCAGTCTCAGAGTGTACCTTTACAGATAATTGAACCAGAAATTCTTAGCTGGTTGAAAGAGTTGCGCGATCGCGCTTCTGCTTGGATACCTAATTTCAAGTTCCCCACAACGCGGGATGAGGAATGGCGTTTTACTGACATCTCGCCTCTGTTGCAGTTGTCTTTCCAAGCTGCTAAACCTGTTGATTTGCCAGCGTCAGCAATTGAAGGGTTGGCTTTAGCAGAAGCAGCTAATAGCCGTTTAGTATTTGTGAATGGGGTTTATGCACCCGCGCTGTCATCAGTTGCTAATTTGCCGGATGGCATTTTTGTCGGTAATTTAGCTCAATTGCCCATAGTTTATCGCACTCGCATTGGCAATTATCTCGCTCAACAAGAAGGCGCAGATGATGTGTTCACCGCGCTCAATACGGCGGGTTTAACAGATGCGGCTATAGTGTGGGTGTCGAAGAATGTTGTAGTTGAGACACCAATTCACCTGCTGTTTCTGTCTACTTTTAGCGATGCGCCGAGTGTTTCTCAACAACGCTGTTTGGTAGTTGCTGAAACTAACTCGCAAGTAACTTTGATAGAAGATTATTTGCCAGTTGGCGATTGGTGTGCGGATAAGACTCATCCGTATTTAATCAACAGCGTTACAGAAGTTTGGGCGGAAGAAAACGCGCAGATTCACCACAACCGGGTTCAACGAGATAGTGGCGCGGCGTTTCATATTGGCAAGACTGCGATCGCGCAATCGCGCCACAGTCGTTATACGTGTACTTCTGTTAGTTTGGGCGGGAAAATATCGCGCCATAATTTAGAAGTGTCCCAGTTGGGCGAACAAACAGAAACAACGCTTAATGGTTTGACGATGATTGCAGGCGAACAAGTGGGCGATCTTCACAGCGCGATCGCGCTTACCTATCCTCACAGTATTACGCGCCAGGTGCAGAAAAATATTGTGAGCGATCGCGCTCATGCTGTTTTTAACGGTAGAGTCTTTGTTGCTAAAGCAGCACAATTGACAGATGCTGGGCAATTAAATCGTACTTTGCTGTTATCGCCCAAAGCCAGAGTCGATACCAAACCCCAACTAGAAATTATTGCCGATAACGTCAAATGCAGTCACGGTGCAACGGTTAGTCAGTTAGATGATGAGGAAGTCTTTTATCTGCAAAGTCGCGGCTTAGATAAAGCTAGCGCCCATAACTTGCTGATTGACGCTTTTGCCATAGAAATTATCAACCAGATTCCTGTCGAATCTCTGCAAAAAAGCCTTTCTCGATGCGTGGCTTGTAGAACAATCGAATAA